gaagcacaagctgaaatcaagattgctgggagaaatatcaataacctcagatatgcagatgacaccacccttacagcagaaagtgaagaggaactaaagagccttttgatgaaagtgaaagaggaaaatgaaaaagttggcttaaagctcaacattcagaaaactaagatcatggcatccagtcccatcagttcatagcaaatagatggggaaatagtggaaacagtggctgactttattttggggggctccaaaatctctgcagatggtgaatgcagccatgaaattaaaagacgcttattccttggaaggaaagttatgagcaacctagacagcctattaaaaagcagagtactttgccaacaaaggtctgtctagtcaaggctatggtttttccagtggtcatgtatggatttaagagttggactataaagaaagctgagagcagaagaattgatgcttttgaactgtggtgttggagaagactcttaagagtcccttggactccaaggagatccaaccagtccattctaaaggagatcagtcctggctgttcattggaaggactgatgctgaagctgaaactccaatactttggccacctgatgtgaagagctgacgcatttgaaaagacactgatgctgggagggattgagggcaggaggagaaagggacgacagaggatgagatggttggatggcatcaccaacttgatggacatgggtttgggtggactccggaagttggtgatggacagggaggcctggtgtgctgtacttcatggggtcccaaagagtcggacacaactgagcgactgaactgaactgaactgaaaactggtTGTTAGCTAGAAAAATACTTATACACTGATTATATATTAGTATCAATTTGGGAAGAATAGTTTTGCAAATCATCTCAAGCAGTCCAAACCACGGAGGAatacaaaaaaaccaaaaaaccaaaaaaccccacaaatttgaaaatataagcaGTGGAGGAAATACACTCTCCAAATAAGTTTAGCAAGTTATTATGAGTAAATATTTCCTTAGTCTTTACACTCTATACTATAGGGATTTTTGAGGCTATAATTTGAAGGAGACGTAATTTACTTCTTCCTTCTTGAAAAAATGAAGTACAGTTTATCCTTACTGGTGGACTACTCAGGGGAGATGACTTAGTGGATAAAATCCAGCTTTTGGTAGCCTAATTAGCTCTCAGCTCAGGAGGTTATAGACAAGGTTTCAAAAGGTAAAGTAACACACAAAAAGGGACTTTCTAACCATTAGCTAAttacattatataaaatgtatcattGGACTAAGAATGCTGACTGTATTTTAATGACTCTCTGCAACAAATTCCCAATCTAAATATATCAAAAACTTGGGAATAGTTTTTGAAAAGACCAAGAGGTTAGAGTTCATATTCTCCCCCAAATGGGAGAAAAGTTActaactttcatttattttaaccaGAAATTTTTTCTTCCAGAAGCTTTTAAAACTGCCAtctctttcttgttttaaattgctGAAATAGGGAATTGGAGAACCCTAAACTctttcaaagaaggcaatggtgaACAATTTCTCCCAAGCTGAAGCTGTGGAACTCTGCTACCAGAACATCAACGGGTCCTGCGTTAAGACCCCTTACACACCAGGTCCTCGGGCAATTCTATATGCAGTCCTCGGTTTGGGGGCTGTGCTGGCCGTGTTTGGAAACTTACTGGTCATTATTGTTATTCTTCACTTCAAACAGCTGCACACTCCCACTAACTTTCTGATCGCATCTCTGGCCTGTGCAGACTTCTTGGTGGGAGTGACTGTGATGCCCTTCAGCACAGTGAGGTCAGTGGAGAGCTGCTGGTACTTTGGGGACAGCTACTGTAAATTTCATACTTGTTTCGATACTTCCTTctgttttgcttctttatttcatttatgctgTATCTCGATCGATAGATATATTGCTGTTACTGACCCTCTGGCCTATCCTACCAAGTTTACGGTCTCTGTTTCAGGAATATGCATTGTTCTCTCTTGGTTCTTTTCTGTCACATACAGTTTTTCTATCTTTTACACGGGGGCCAATGAGGAAGGGATTGAGGACCTCGTAGTTGCTCTCACTTGTGTAGGAGGCTGCCAGGCTCCATTGAATCAAAATTGGGTTCTACTCTGTTTTCTCCTATTCTTTATACCCACTGTTGTTATGGTGTTTATATATGGTAAGATATTTTTGGTGGCTAAATATCAGGCCAGGAAGATAGAAAGTACAGCCAGCCAAGCTCAGTGCTCCTCAGAGAGTTACAAGGAAAGAgtagcaaagagagagagaaaagcggCTAAAACACTAGGTATTGCAGTGGCAGCTTTTCTGGTCTCTTGGCTTCCATATGTTATTGATGCTGTGATCGATGCTTATATGAATTTTATAACTCCTCCTTATGTTTATGAGATTTTAGTGTGGTGTGTTTATTATAATTCGGCTATGAATCCCttgatttatgcttttttttatCCATGGTTTCGGAAGGCAATAAAGCTTATCATAAGTGGCCAAGTCTTAAGAGTTGATTCATCCacaattaatatattttctgaggAAGCAGACATAGATTAACAAGATTGCTTCAGGAACTTAAAAACTAACATGGGAGTAAGGTCAAGGGCAAAATTAAGTACTTGGATCTAGAGAGGCAAGTGTAATCATTTGCCAGCCAGAAGGATATTAATGTTTAAAAGTTAGTTGTTCCAAAATTTTGTTGTGTTCATGTGTAGAATATTggcatttattttagaatttagtGTTAAATGAGTAATGTTGTCTctcatttcatattcttttatgcTTTTCTGATTCTCTactttttcctctgaaatttctcattgtttcttcaaataatttgaaCTTTGTAGATTCTTTTATACTTGTTACCAATGTTAAGTTGTCCAAAATATATAGATGCTGAAAAAAATCCTACCTAACTTGAAGTTAGATTTGGGggaacaaaaaaatcttttttaaagtatattttatttgaaagttaATGTAAGATTACAAACTCTTGAAACTTGTTAATCTAAAAAGGACTttggaaaaagggaaaaagcaaaagGTGCAATGGAAATTTTCTAGtgaattaaagatttaatttttgttttctaaatcctGGTCATACTTTCTCTCCATTTTATGGACACTGGGTTCACAGAAAACATGTACAGTAATTACGTGATTACAGAACATTTTACTATTGGAGAACATAATTTATTATAGTCAAATGAGCATGTAGACAAAAAGATGGTACTGCTTTTTTAACAATCTGGATAAGAtgtgatgtgcttagtcactcagtcatgtctgactctttgctaccctatggctcgccaggctcctctgtctgaggggattctccaggcaagaatattggagtgggttgccatgcccttctccaggggatcttcccaacctggggactcaacccaggtctcccacattgcaggcagattctttactgtttgagccaccaaatGCTAATTCAAATGAACATTCTGTTCCACTTTTGAGTTCATTCTTTGCATTAgagactgtatttggagatataCATTACCTGAATTATAATAACAGCTGAATTACCCAAATATAAACAAGGACTATTTCAAAATAGCAAGTACCCAAGTTGGTACTATAGACTCTAGGAAGATTTTTAGTTTTCTCTGATAACATTTCTTattcatatgaattttaattcattttaattaaacatgTATGTCAAGTGTTTAAGAtggagaaaaatttgaaaaaaccaAGAATAGGgtgatttgtctttttaaatctttgaatcacagccttaaatttttatttagataaCTCATTTTCACAGACTATTCTATAACAAACTTGTTTTATGAGATGAAAAGAAGAGATAACTAGAGTTACATAAACTTTGTATgttatatgttttataaaaaaaaactttgtgaaATACAAAggttaagctgctgctgctaagtcgcttcagtcgtgtccgactctgtgcgaccccagagacggcagcccaccaggctcccctgtccctgggattctccaggcaaaacactggagtggctcgccatttccttctccaaggttaaGCTAGTTCACATTTATGCATTAATATCTTTCAAATAGAGCTGACAgtatttaggagaaaaaaaaaataaagataaaagaggaTGAAGGGAATACGGAGTCTTCATGGCAGAACACCTATGTGGTTCAGACATGACATCACCAAACAGGTCTACTGGTCACCTTTCAAATGATCATTATTAAGGTCCCTCTCACTCTCTCCAGAGAAGAGCTCAAAGCTGTGTCCCTTCAATAGTGAATCAATAATGTTGTCTTCATAGAaatgtgtgttaattgcaagtGTAAACTGACAGTGACATTCATatataataaggaaaataatctgGGGgacttaaataatatatataaacatactgTTGTGTTCACTTGCACTTTGTAGAGTGTAATCATTGGATGAACTGATTGTAGAAATAAATACTGTCCAGTGATGTTTTTAAGCTCTTATTCACATTTATGAATGAAGAATACACTTCAAATGTAgtctttattgtttatttttctactgtCCTAGAAGTTCTTCATAAAAGTCTTTTGATTGAAAAAAACACAACACTTGGTTATTTACCACCAAACTATCTCAGTGATGACCTCAGCACCACTCCTTTCTTCTACATCTAATTTATTTATACAAGTAATAGATTAACTTCTTGGCTAGCTGCATACAAAATTGCTGCAGAGCCTTGGATGTATTTGGAACAAGACACCCTGAAGATGGAAGTAGGCTGTTATTGCAAAGATGTAATTAATCCACTTAGGCTCAGGTTGTAGATTTCATAAATACTATATCTCTCACATATATGTACTATTATTAAAgtgcatgtttattttattaataaaatatgcatttatgtaAAAGCATTATTGAATTCATAATTTTGTCCAACATGTATTTTTCTTAATGGGTTGATACTAAAAGTAAAGTGCTACTTCtaaaaaattgtatattaaaaaaatattgaaatggaGTGTTCATAAATAGAAAGTTATAGAacaaaaaaccactacaatattgtaattaacctccaattaaaataaataaatttaaaaaagttatagAACAATTGCTGTCATTTGCCTCAGTGTTGGTTGGAATTAGAGCAAATTTATCAATTGGCATCAAGGCTGTGAATAATCCATCAATAACACATTACAAAGACAAAAAAGACCATCATTAATATATAGGTTCTCTTGCAGAACTGTCAGTGTCACTCATTGGTCACCACTGTAAcaacatttcttcttttgttacTGATGTAATTGATGCTTACCTGAATTTCGCACATCCCTATGTTTACAACATTTGAagctgttgtttatttttcttcagctctaatgcttttcatttatttttttttcaatttttgacaCATTCCAACTCTAAGTATCAGTCTTGAAGAATGACTCTTCAGTATTACAtctgcacttgaaaaaaaaaaagcagaaacacactagtcatagtaattaaaaagtcaaaagtGAGTTTTAAAGACAACTGTCCTTTGACATGCAAgaaatttattttgattactatatttTAAACTTAAGTTTATCACAGAACCTTAGCAgtaatttttagatattttcaggCTTTAGACAGATTTATTATACTTTGTATTTCAAGTAATCTGATGTTCACTAACAATACTAAATAGCAGTGTACTTTTTACTTGTTATTTTTTCACCTTATTTCAATACCTAGTACAGTTCCTTGCTCTTTGTAAGCACCTAAGGCTatttttgggacttccttggtggcttagatgggaaagcgtctgcctacaacgcgggaaacccaggttcaatccttgggttgggaagatctcctggagaaggaaatggcaacccactccagt
The sequence above is a segment of the Bos mutus isolate GX-2022 chromosome 9, NWIPB_WYAK_1.1, whole genome shotgun sequence genome. Coding sequences within it:
- the TAAR9 gene encoding trace amine-associated receptor 9, which translates into the protein MVNNFSQAEAVELCYQNINGSCVKTPYTPGPRAILYAVLGLGAVLAVFGNLLVIIVILHFKQLHTPTNFLIASLACADFLVGVTVMPFSTVRSVESCWYFGDSYCKFHTCFDTSFCFASLFHLCCISIDRYIAVTDPLAYPTKFTVSVSGICIVLSWFFSVTYSFSIFYTGANEEGIEDLVVALTCVGGCQAPLNQNWVLLCFLLFFIPTVVMVFIYGKIFLVAKYQARKIESTASQAQCSSESYKERVAKRERKAAKTLGIAVAAFLVSWLPYVIDAVIDAYMNFITPPYVYEILVWCVYYNSAMNPLIYAFFYPWFRKAIKLIISGQVLRVDSSTINIFSEEADID